One stretch of Gopherus flavomarginatus isolate rGopFla2 chromosome 2, rGopFla2.mat.asm, whole genome shotgun sequence DNA includes these proteins:
- the RIMS2 gene encoding regulating synaptic membrane exocytosis protein 2 isoform X41, whose amino-acid sequence MGRQGPRAGRSVQRSPSRSSLSASFEALAVYFPCMSSLEEEDDGEAGGKKLRSTVQRSTETGLAVEMRNWMTRQASRESTDGSMNSYSSEGNLIFPGVRLASDSQFSDFLDGLGPAQLVGRQTLATPSMGDIQVGMMDKKGQLEVEIIRARGLVVKPGSKTLPAPYVKVYLLENGACIAKKKTKVARKTLEPLYQQLLSFEDSPQGKVLQIIVWGDYGRMDHKSFMGVAQILLDELDLSNMVIGWFKLFPPSSLVDPTLAPLTRRASQSSLESSTGPSYARS is encoded by the exons atgggccggcaggggccGCGCGCGGGGCGCAGCGTGCAGAGGTCCCCGAGCCGGAGCAGCCTGTCCGCCTCCTTCGAGGCGCTCGCCGTCTACTTCCCCTGCATGAGCTccctggaggaggaggacgatGGCG AAGCCGGTGGTAAGAAGCTGCGGAGCACTGTCCAGAGAAGCACAGAGACTGGGCTGGCTGTGGAAATGAGAAACTGGATGACACGTCAGGCCAGCCGGGAATCTACAGATGGCAGCATGAACAGCTACAGTTCTGAGGGAAA TCTGATCTTCCCAGGTGTGCGGTTGGCCTCTGACAGCCAGTTCAGTGATTTTCTAGATGGACTTGGTCCTGCCCAGCTAGTAGGACGCCAAACGCTGGCGACACCGTCTATGG GTGACATCCAGGTAGGAATGATGGACAAAAAAGGACAGTTGGAGGTAGAAATAATACGAGCCCGTGGCCTTGTTGTAAAACCAGGTTCAAAGACACTGCCAG CACCATATGTAAAGGTGTATCTATTAGAAAATGGAGCCTGCATagccaaaaagaaaacaaaggtagCAAGAAAAACGCTTGAACCTCTTTATCAGCAACTTTTGTCATTTGAAGACAGCCCCCAAGGAAAAGTTTTACAG ATAATTGTTTGGGGAGACTATGGACGTATGGATCACAAATCTTTTATGGGAGTGGCACAGATACTTTTAGATGAACTGGACTTGTCAAATATGGTGATTGGATGGTTCAAacttttccccccttcctccttagTAGATCCAACTTTGGCTCCTCTGACTAGAAGAGCTTCCCAGTCATCTCTTGAAAGTTCAACAGGACCTTCTTATGCTCGCTCATAG